One window of the Tetragenococcus koreensis genome contains the following:
- the recO gene encoding DNA repair protein RecO produces MNQAESKGIILFRKDHKEKDMLVKIFTESSGKLMFYVKGAHRKNNPLTPAILPYTQATYIGKFNSEGLSFLNSAKFIHPFTHIQEDIFAAGFATYMMNLADAAIEDKVYDPHLYTFLYQALEMLDQEIDGEILTNIFEIQILQRFGITINWQECAICGRTQGKFDYSSKYNGILCEKHWDHDLRRYHADPRAIHFIRLFSQISYDKIHSIKVKKETKKAIRQTIDQLYEEHVGLNLKSKKFIDQMQEWGDVLKPR; encoded by the coding sequence ATGAATCAAGCAGAATCAAAAGGAATTATTTTATTCCGTAAAGACCATAAAGAAAAAGATATGTTGGTCAAAATTTTCACTGAATCAAGCGGAAAATTGATGTTTTATGTCAAAGGGGCTCACCGCAAAAATAATCCGTTGACCCCGGCTATCTTACCTTATACGCAAGCGACTTACATTGGAAAATTCAACAGTGAAGGACTTTCTTTTTTAAATAGTGCAAAGTTTATTCATCCCTTTACGCATATTCAAGAAGATATTTTCGCTGCGGGTTTTGCCACTTACATGATGAACCTAGCAGACGCTGCGATTGAAGATAAGGTCTACGATCCCCATCTATACACTTTTTTATACCAAGCACTGGAGATGTTAGACCAAGAAATTGATGGCGAAATTTTAACCAATATTTTTGAAATCCAGATTTTACAACGTTTTGGTATTACTATTAATTGGCAGGAATGTGCAATTTGTGGAAGAACTCAAGGAAAGTTTGATTATTCTTCAAAATACAATGGGATTTTATGTGAAAAACATTGGGATCACGATTTACGTCGTTATCATGCTGATCCACGGGCGATTCATTTTATTCGCCTTTTTTCTCAAATTTCTTATGATAAAATTCATTCCATCAAAGTAAAAAAAGAAACCAAAAAGGCGATCCGGCAAACAATTGACCAATTATATGAAGAACATGTAGGTTTGAATTTAAAAAGTAAAAAGTTTATTGATCAGATGCAAGAATGGGGAGACGTTTTAAAACCCAGGTAG
- the era gene encoding GTPase Era, which yields MTEHKSGFVAIVGRPNVGKSTLLNRIVGQKIAIMSDKAQTTRNKIQGVYTTKDMQMIFIDTPGIHKPKHRLGDYMVNEAYGALQEVEAVLFMISADEKRGKGDNLIIERLQKLSVPVFLVINKIDKIHPDNLLAVIEDYSKQMTFAEVVPVSATQGNNFETLMQLLEDQMPTGPQYFPEDQITDHPEYFIVSELIREKVLLLTHDEIPHSVAVTIDSMKRDENDKIRIQATIIVERDSQKGIIIGKSGKMLKEIGIKARQDMEKMLGDKVYLELWVKVQKDWRDKQRSLNDFGYKKETF from the coding sequence ATGACAGAGCATAAGTCTGGCTTTGTGGCCATTGTTGGCCGTCCCAATGTGGGAAAATCTACTTTATTAAATCGAATTGTGGGTCAAAAAATTGCGATCATGAGTGACAAAGCGCAAACCACACGTAACAAAATCCAAGGTGTTTATACTACCAAAGACATGCAAATGATTTTTATCGATACCCCAGGGATTCATAAACCCAAGCATCGTCTAGGCGATTACATGGTGAATGAAGCTTATGGTGCATTACAAGAAGTTGAAGCTGTATTATTTATGATCAGTGCCGATGAAAAACGAGGGAAAGGTGATAATCTGATCATTGAACGGCTGCAGAAACTCTCAGTTCCGGTCTTCTTAGTCATTAACAAAATCGATAAAATTCATCCGGATAATTTATTAGCAGTTATCGAAGATTATTCGAAACAAATGACTTTTGCTGAAGTTGTTCCTGTTTCAGCAACTCAAGGGAATAACTTTGAGACACTGATGCAACTATTAGAAGATCAAATGCCAACAGGTCCACAATATTTCCCTGAAGATCAAATTACCGATCATCCTGAATACTTTATTGTTTCTGAATTAATCCGCGAAAAAGTTCTGCTTTTAACACACGATGAAATTCCGCACTCAGTCGCTGTAACGATCGATTCAATGAAGCGAGATGAGAATGATAAAATCCGTATTCAAGCGACAATTATTGTTGAGCGCGATAGTCAAAAGGGGATTATTATTGGTAAGAGCGGCAAGATGCTCAAAGAAATTGGCATTAAAGCTCGCCAAGATATGGAAAAAATGCTGGGTGACAAAGTTTACCTAGAACTCTGGGTAAAAGTCCAAAAAGATTGGCGCGATAAACAAAGATCCTTAAATGATTTCGGTTATAAAAAAGAAACCTTTTAA
- a CDS encoding diacylglycerol kinase family protein, protein MPMDSNDKKRSVGKNKNLINSIEFAITGIKTVYKDERNMRIHSVCAVLITILGLILQLERFEWLWIGLCIFLMLVMEILNTIFENVVDMVTNKHFHPLGKKIKDTAAGAVLITAIFTVVVGALIFLPKIYQLLIY, encoded by the coding sequence ATGCCTATGGACTCAAACGATAAAAAGCGTAGCGTTGGAAAAAACAAAAATCTGATTAACTCAATTGAATTTGCAATTACTGGCATAAAAACTGTTTATAAAGATGAACGTAATATGCGTATTCATAGCGTTTGTGCAGTATTAATTACTATTTTAGGGCTAATACTGCAACTTGAACGCTTTGAATGGCTTTGGATCGGTTTATGCATTTTTTTAATGCTAGTCATGGAGATATTGAATACGATTTTTGAAAATGTCGTGGATATGGTGACTAATAAGCACTTTCATCCTCTGGGTAAGAAAATCAAAGATACTGCAGCGGGAGCTGTTTTAATTACCGCTATTTTCACTGTGGTTGTCGGCGCACTCATTTTTTTACCGAAAATTTATCAATTACTTATCTATTAG